The proteins below are encoded in one region of Thermosulfurimonas marina:
- the tsaA gene encoding tRNA (N6-threonylcarbamoyladenosine(37)-N6)-methyltransferase TrmO, protein MAQEYVFKPIGFVRTKAREIPRHWSVSKVEGELVIDPAYEKGLQDLRPGERLVVLFVFDRAEPFGPDKLLQTPPHRQKSRGVFSTCSPVRPNPIGLSVVEILEVRGPVIRVRGLDMFDGTPILDLKPYKGYAADESGDP, encoded by the coding sequence GTGGCCCAGGAGTATGTCTTTAAACCCATCGGTTTTGTGCGTACCAAGGCCCGGGAAATTCCCCGCCACTGGAGTGTCTCCAAGGTAGAGGGGGAGCTAGTGATCGATCCGGCCTATGAGAAGGGCCTGCAGGATCTCCGTCCGGGAGAGCGTCTGGTGGTCCTTTTTGTCTTCGACCGGGCCGAGCCCTTTGGGCCGGACAAATTGTTACAGACCCCTCCCCATCGGCAGAAATCCCGGGGAGTCTTCAGCACTTGCTCTCCGGTGCGGCCCAATCCTATAGGCCTTTCGGTGGTGGAGATCCTGGAAGTTCGGGGTCCGGTAATCCGGGTGCGGGGGTTAGATATGTTCGACGGGACCCCCATCCTGGACCTCAAACCTTACAAGGGCTACGCCGCGGATGAATCTGGAGACCCTTAA
- a CDS encoding NAD(P)-binding domain-containing protein, with product MEKAKIAVVGAGPAGIAVGVEARAQGISPVVIFEKAETFCDTIQRLYRPGKRVDAVFRKMRVEPLGLCSFETESKEEFLKRMEKYIQDYALDIRYKTEINGLEKTDGTYRLRAGSEWVLEAPIVVIAIGIFGKPRKPDYPIPKEVRDRVFFEAPCECPRGGKVLVVGGGDTAAETACFLCEGCEEVYLSYRRPKFFRINPVNLQNLGKKAEEGRVKLMLNTDIDHLEAAPEGVKVVFKDGREMVFDRIYYCLGGSTPAGFLRSIGVEFEDSRPKIDKYYETNLPGVFLAGDIALEKGSIMAAFNTAHIVVKRILEKYGDLVR from the coding sequence ATGGAAAAGGCTAAGATTGCGGTAGTAGGGGCCGGGCCGGCAGGGATCGCCGTGGGTGTGGAGGCCCGGGCCCAGGGTATCTCTCCGGTAGTCATCTTCGAGAAGGCGGAGACCTTCTGCGACACCATCCAGCGTCTCTATCGTCCCGGGAAACGGGTAGATGCGGTGTTTCGCAAGATGCGGGTAGAGCCTCTGGGCCTCTGTTCTTTTGAGACCGAAAGCAAGGAAGAATTTTTAAAGCGCATGGAAAAGTATATCCAGGACTACGCCCTCGACATCCGCTACAAGACGGAGATTAATGGTCTGGAAAAAACAGACGGAACCTACCGCCTGAGGGCGGGCTCGGAGTGGGTGCTTGAGGCCCCCATCGTGGTCATCGCCATCGGTATTTTCGGAAAGCCCCGCAAGCCCGATTACCCCATCCCCAAGGAGGTGCGGGATCGGGTTTTTTTTGAGGCCCCTTGTGAGTGTCCCCGCGGAGGAAAAGTCTTGGTGGTGGGTGGAGGAGATACCGCGGCGGAGACAGCCTGTTTTCTCTGCGAGGGCTGTGAGGAGGTCTATCTTTCTTACCGGCGCCCCAAGTTCTTCCGGATCAACCCCGTGAACCTTCAAAACCTGGGAAAGAAGGCCGAAGAGGGCCGGGTCAAACTCATGCTTAATACGGATATCGATCACCTGGAGGCGGCCCCGGAGGGGGTAAAGGTGGTCTTCAAGGACGGCCGGGAGATGGTCTTTGACCGCATTTATTACTGCCTGGGAGGAAGTACTCCGGCCGGTTTTCTCCGAAGTATCGGGGTGGAATTCGAGGACAGCCGCCCGAAGATAGATAAATATTACGAAACCAACCTGCCGGGGGTCTTCCTGGCCGGAGACATTGCCCTGGAGAAGGGCAGCATCATGGCCGCCTTCAACACGGCCCACATCGTGGTCAAGCGCATTCTGGAAAAGTATGGAGACTTAGTCCGGTAG
- the cysS gene encoding cysteine--tRNA ligase, with amino-acid sequence MSPQGKVRETVLELIGNTPLVKLRRLRVKPRVEIWVKLESFNPGGSVKDRIALSMIEDAEARGLLGPEKIVAEASSGNTGIGLAMVCAVKGYRCLIAMPESASIERRKIMQAYGAEILLTPAEKGTDGAIEAIYELVRQHPEQYYNPDQFNNPANWQAHYRTTAPEIWRDTGGRLTHVVSAMGTTGTLMGLARYFREKAPQVKVIGVEPVPGHKIQGLKNMKESYPPGIYDRKLPHAIVNVDDEEAYELARRLAREEGLFVGMSSGAALAGAFKVAREIEEGLVVVIFPDGGERYLSTPLWVFPEPPKREDFRLTNTLTGRKEVFEPLEPGKVGIYTCGPTLNRRPHLGLYRRMLTADLLRRWLEARGLSVTHVVNLTDFDDKTLAAAEAAGRPLKELTEEIAREFFADLEFLRIKPATHYPRVSEHLEDMLVLARRLLEKGYAYEKYSSVYFDVSKLADYGRLSGVDPARLRPGVTVDLDEYEKDAPADFTLFKRVTIQELKQGYFLDTEWGKVRPGWHIQCAAIAMRYLGETFDLHTSGTDLLFPHHENERALARAATGKELCRYWLHSALVMVEGKKMSVSAGNEVTLEELRQAGYSGREIRFFLLRTHYRKPLNFTWKALSEARRALQNLDLFCGLLAAAPEGPEAPELRKALSELSEGFEAAMNDDLNTPQVVAGLFRFSRRWYPAVAGPGVPKDLREEALAALERLNQVLAVLVFPEEARSEEVRRRLAAREEARRRGDYALADRIREELRAEGYLVVDTPAGPRAFHPPEK; translated from the coding sequence ATGAGTCCTCAAGGCAAAGTCCGGGAGACCGTGCTCGAGCTCATTGGAAATACCCCTCTGGTCAAGCTTCGCCGCCTCCGGGTAAAACCTCGGGTAGAGATCTGGGTCAAGCTCGAGAGTTTCAATCCCGGAGGTTCGGTCAAGGACCGCATCGCCCTTTCTATGATCGAAGATGCCGAGGCCCGGGGGCTTCTTGGTCCGGAAAAGATTGTGGCCGAGGCCTCAAGCGGCAACACCGGAATCGGTCTGGCCATGGTCTGTGCGGTCAAGGGCTACCGGTGTCTTATCGCCATGCCGGAGTCGGCCTCCATTGAGCGCCGCAAGATCATGCAGGCCTACGGGGCGGAGATCCTCCTTACCCCTGCGGAAAAAGGGACCGACGGGGCCATCGAGGCCATCTATGAACTGGTGCGCCAGCATCCTGAGCAATATTACAATCCCGATCAATTCAATAATCCGGCCAACTGGCAGGCCCATTACCGCACCACTGCTCCGGAGATCTGGCGGGACACGGGGGGGCGTCTGACCCATGTGGTCTCGGCCATGGGCACTACCGGGACCCTCATGGGCCTGGCCCGGTACTTTCGGGAAAAGGCCCCCCAGGTGAAGGTCATCGGGGTGGAGCCCGTTCCCGGGCACAAGATTCAGGGCCTGAAAAATATGAAGGAATCCTATCCGCCGGGGATCTACGATCGTAAGCTCCCGCACGCCATCGTGAATGTAGATGATGAGGAGGCCTACGAGCTGGCCCGGCGCTTGGCCCGAGAGGAGGGCCTCTTTGTGGGGATGAGTTCCGGAGCGGCCCTGGCCGGGGCTTTTAAGGTGGCCCGGGAGATAGAAGAGGGTCTGGTGGTGGTCATCTTCCCCGATGGGGGCGAACGCTATCTTTCTACCCCTCTTTGGGTCTTTCCAGAACCTCCCAAACGGGAGGACTTCCGGCTTACCAATACCCTTACCGGGCGCAAGGAGGTCTTTGAGCCCTTGGAGCCGGGAAAGGTGGGGATCTATACCTGTGGCCCTACCCTCAATCGCCGGCCGCATCTGGGGCTTTACCGGCGGATGCTCACCGCGGACCTTTTGCGGCGCTGGCTTGAGGCCCGAGGTCTTTCCGTAACTCACGTGGTCAATCTCACCGACTTTGACGACAAGACCCTGGCGGCGGCCGAGGCCGCGGGTCGTCCCCTGAAGGAACTTACCGAAGAGATTGCCCGGGAATTCTTTGCGGACCTGGAGTTTCTCCGGATCAAGCCTGCCACCCACTATCCCCGGGTGAGCGAACACTTAGAGGATATGCTGGTCCTGGCTCGCCGACTCTTGGAGAAGGGGTATGCCTACGAAAAATATTCTTCCGTCTATTTTGATGTCTCCAAGCTTGCGGATTATGGACGGCTTTCCGGGGTGGATCCGGCGCGCCTGCGTCCGGGGGTCACCGTAGATCTTGACGAATACGAAAAGGACGCCCCGGCGGACTTTACGCTTTTCAAACGCGTGACCATTCAGGAGCTCAAACAGGGCTATTTTTTGGACACCGAATGGGGCAAGGTGCGCCCCGGCTGGCATATCCAGTGTGCGGCCATCGCCATGCGCTATCTGGGAGAGACCTTTGACCTGCATACCAGCGGCACGGATCTTCTTTTTCCCCACCACGAAAACGAAAGGGCCCTGGCCCGGGCGGCCACCGGAAAGGAACTCTGCCGCTACTGGCTCCATTCGGCCCTGGTGATGGTGGAGGGCAAGAAGATGTCCGTTTCCGCGGGAAACGAAGTCACTCTGGAGGAACTGCGACAGGCGGGATATTCTGGCCGAGAGATCCGCTTTTTCCTTTTGCGTACCCATTACCGTAAGCCTTTAAATTTCACCTGGAAGGCCCTTTCCGAGGCCCGCAGGGCCTTGCAGAACCTGGATCTCTTTTGTGGTTTATTGGCCGCGGCCCCGGAGGGTCCGGAGGCCCCCGAGCTCCGCAAGGCCCTTTCCGAGCTTTCCGAGGGCTTTGAGGCCGCCATGAACGACGATCTCAACACCCCGCAAGTGGTAGCCGGTCTCTTTCGCTTTTCCCGGAGATGGTATCCGGCGGTGGCCGGCCCTGGGGTGCCGAAGGATCTGCGAGAGGAAGCCCTGGCCGCGCTAGAGCGCCTCAACCAGGTGCTTGCGGTGCTGGTCTTTCCGGAGGAGGCCCGGAGCGAAGAGGTGCGCAGGAGGCTGGCCGCCCGGGAGGAAGCCCGGCGGAGGGGGGATTACGCCTTGGCCGACCGTATTCGAGAGGAGTTGCGGGCCGAGGGGTATCTGGTGGTGGACACCCCAGCCGGCCCCCGCGCCTTCCACCCCCCAGAAAAATAG
- a CDS encoding endonuclease V — translation MNLETLKEEQRRLASRARFTPLGRTVKKVAGADVAYPEKARARAAVVLLSWPELKPLEEVVVEGPVNFPYIPGYLSFREVPALLAAFEKLSSPPDLVFVDGQGLAHPRGCGLAVHLGVSLGLPTLGCAKKPLIKDFDPPGDEFGARSPIWLEGRVVGYAVRTRVGVKPVYVSPGHLLTPEEAVEYVLAAVRGFRLPEPLRQAHRLSVEAGRG, via the coding sequence ATGAATCTGGAGACCCTTAAGGAGGAACAGCGGCGTCTGGCCTCTCGGGCCCGTTTTACCCCTTTGGGCCGCACGGTAAAAAAGGTGGCTGGGGCGGATGTAGCCTACCCCGAAAAGGCTCGGGCCCGGGCGGCGGTGGTCCTCCTTTCCTGGCCGGAGCTTAAGCCCTTGGAAGAGGTGGTGGTCGAAGGGCCGGTAAATTTCCCTTATATTCCCGGCTATCTTTCCTTCAGGGAGGTTCCGGCCTTGCTTGCGGCCTTTGAGAAACTTTCGAGCCCTCCGGATTTGGTTTTTGTGGACGGACAGGGGCTGGCCCACCCCCGGGGCTGCGGGCTGGCGGTGCATCTAGGGGTCAGTCTGGGGCTTCCCACCCTGGGTTGCGCGAAAAAGCCCTTGATCAAGGATTTCGATCCGCCGGGGGACGAATTCGGGGCACGAAGCCCTATCTGGCTCGAGGGCCGGGTGGTGGGCTATGCGGTGAGGACCCGGGTAGGGGTAAAGCCGGTCTATGTCTCTCCGGGGCATCTCTTAACTCCGGAAGAGGCGGTGGAGTATGTGCTGGCTGCGGTGCGGGGCTTTCGCCTTCCAGAGCCCCTGCGACAGGCGCATCGTCTTTCCGTGGAGGCGGGCCGTGGCTAA
- a CDS encoding universal stress protein, giving the protein MAEIKTILFPVDFTEASERVAGYARLFTEKFGAKLIVLFVVEDIMRYAGFYVPHAALEKMEKDLFEGAQKRMAEFVEQNFSGMEVEPLVVSGEIAEKICEVAREKGADLIIMGTHGRRGLEKALFGSVAEKVVKTAPCPVLTVNPFQKA; this is encoded by the coding sequence ATGGCCGAGATCAAAACCATTCTCTTCCCTGTGGATTTCACGGAAGCCTCGGAAAGGGTGGCTGGTTATGCCCGGCTTTTTACGGAAAAATTCGGGGCCAAACTCATCGTCCTCTTTGTGGTGGAAGATATCATGCGCTATGCCGGCTTCTATGTGCCCCATGCGGCCCTGGAAAAGATGGAAAAGGATCTTTTCGAAGGGGCCCAAAAGCGCATGGCCGAATTTGTGGAGCAAAACTTCTCCGGGATGGAGGTAGAACCCCTGGTGGTCTCCGGGGAGATTGCGGAAAAGATCTGTGAAGTAGCCAGAGAAAAGGGGGCCGATCTCATCATCATGGGGACTCACGGACGGCGGGGGCTGGAAAAGGCCCTTTTCGGAAGTGTGGCCGAGAAGGTGGTCAAGACCGCCCCATGTCCGGTCCTCACGGTGAACCCTTTTCAAAAGGCTTAG
- a CDS encoding L,D-transpeptidase family protein, translating into MKLALRLLVLLLTGFSTAYPLDRYPLRPGQGVFGEILYHTVSGNETLLDVARAYDLGYNQIVLANPGVDPWLPPPGKRLLIPKKFVLPEGPHTGLLVNLPEMRLYYFRQEAGETVVYTAPIGVGTEGRLTTEGVYTVYRKKEHPYWHVPESIRKEDPTLPEVVPPGPENPLGDYALYLSREAYALHGTNKPWGIGRRVSHGCIRLYPEDIAALFPLVPVGTPVRVLYQPIKLGIKDGKIYLQVFPDLEKRISGPLLEVIRLAARLEKESGKDLFLDLFAVRKVLKKANGVPTAVGKVR; encoded by the coding sequence ATGAAACTTGCACTTCGCCTACTGGTTCTTCTTCTAACGGGATTCTCTACGGCCTACCCTCTAGATCGTTACCCCTTAAGGCCCGGACAAGGAGTCTTTGGGGAGATCCTTTATCACACGGTCTCCGGAAACGAGACCCTGCTCGATGTGGCCCGGGCCTACGATCTGGGCTACAATCAGATCGTTCTGGCCAACCCCGGGGTGGATCCCTGGCTCCCTCCCCCGGGAAAACGCCTGCTTATCCCCAAAAAGTTTGTCCTGCCCGAAGGCCCCCATACGGGCCTCCTGGTCAATCTTCCGGAGATGCGTCTCTATTATTTTCGCCAAGAGGCCGGCGAGACCGTGGTTTATACCGCCCCCATAGGAGTAGGAACCGAGGGACGCCTTACGACCGAGGGGGTTTACACCGTTTACCGCAAGAAGGAACATCCCTATTGGCATGTCCCGGAATCCATACGTAAAGAGGACCCTACCCTTCCCGAGGTGGTCCCTCCAGGTCCGGAAAACCCCCTGGGAGATTACGCCCTTTACCTTTCCCGGGAGGCCTATGCCCTTCACGGGACCAACAAACCCTGGGGGATCGGTCGCCGGGTAAGCCACGGCTGTATCCGTCTCTATCCCGAGGATATTGCCGCCCTTTTTCCCTTAGTCCCGGTAGGCACCCCGGTACGCGTCCTCTATCAGCCTATCAAATTGGGAATCAAAGACGGAAAGATCTATCTCCAGGTTTTTCCGGACCTTGAAAAGAGGATCTCTGGGCCCCTCTTAGAAGTGATTCGCCTGGCGGCCCGGCTTGAAAAGGAGAGTGGAAAAGACCTCTTTTTGGACCTCTTCGCCGTGCGCAAGGTCCTGAAGAAGGCCAACGGGGTCCCAACGGCGGTGGGAAAGGTCCGTTAG
- the ispD gene encoding 2-C-methyl-D-erythritol 4-phosphate cytidylyltransferase has product MAKVGAILAAAGRGVRFGAEVPKQFLELGGRPVFLWGLSALERHPRVEEIVVAVPPGWEERVRDWCGEFRKVSRVVAGGESRQASVRRAFEALSPGVEIVLVHDAARPLVSQEVISRVLGEIEKRGAALAALPVRDTVKRVSEEGRVLETLSREGLWLAQTPQGARRDWLAEAFRKAGREEFTDEAALLEAAGFPVFVVLGDPRNFKLTYPEDFSLLEAFGDLTRI; this is encoded by the coding sequence GTGGCTAAAGTGGGGGCCATTTTGGCAGCCGCCGGAAGGGGGGTCCGTTTCGGAGCCGAAGTCCCCAAGCAATTTCTGGAACTGGGGGGCCGACCTGTTTTCTTATGGGGGCTTTCGGCCCTGGAAAGGCATCCCCGGGTGGAGGAGATCGTGGTGGCCGTCCCTCCGGGCTGGGAAGAAAGGGTGCGGGACTGGTGTGGGGAATTCCGGAAGGTCTCCAGGGTGGTGGCCGGAGGGGAGAGCCGGCAGGCCTCGGTTCGGCGGGCCTTTGAGGCCCTTTCTCCCGGGGTGGAGATCGTCCTGGTGCACGATGCGGCTCGTCCTCTGGTCTCTCAGGAGGTGATCTCCCGGGTGCTCGGGGAGATTGAGAAGCGGGGGGCGGCCCTCGCAGCCCTTCCGGTGAGAGATACGGTAAAACGGGTTTCGGAGGAGGGACGGGTGTTGGAGACCCTCTCTCGGGAAGGCCTTTGGCTGGCACAAACTCCGCAGGGGGCCCGCCGGGACTGGCTGGCCGAGGCCTTCCGGAAGGCAGGCCGGGAGGAATTCACCGACGAGGCCGCTCTGCTTGAGGCGGCAGGCTTTCCGGTCTTTGTGGTCCTTGGAGACCCGAGAAATTTTAAACTCACTTATCCCGAGGATTTTTCCCTTTTGGAGGCCTTTGGAGACTTGACAAGAATATAA
- a CDS encoding transposase: protein MPSRPRIIAPGYPHHVVSRTNHGQTCFHEEEDYRTFLEILANLKRKREIKLWCFCLMPNHFHLLVVPTSSDQLVKFMQGLLVSYTQYYNQKYAIEGQLWRAKYHASIVDGETYLWKVMRYIERNPVRAGLAASPEDYPYSSANKNRIGSYFWEEPPFTREALEYYREWRNQPESPELLAFLRQNSRKNRPLGPPEFLERLGFKEKRRGRPRKK, encoded by the coding sequence ATGCCCAGCCGGCCCAGGATCATCGCCCCCGGATATCCCCATCATGTAGTCTCTAGGACCAATCATGGGCAAACCTGTTTTCATGAAGAGGAAGATTATCGCACCTTTTTGGAAATTTTAGCTAACTTGAAACGAAAAAGAGAAATAAAACTGTGGTGTTTTTGCTTGATGCCCAACCATTTTCATTTATTAGTTGTTCCAACGTCTTCTGATCAATTGGTTAAGTTTATGCAAGGGCTCCTGGTCTCTTACACCCAATATTACAACCAAAAATACGCCATTGAGGGACAATTGTGGCGAGCCAAATACCACGCTTCCATAGTAGATGGGGAAACTTATCTCTGGAAAGTCATGCGGTATATCGAACGCAATCCCGTAAGGGCAGGATTAGCCGCTTCCCCCGAGGACTACCCCTATTCCTCGGCCAACAAAAATAGGATCGGATCCTATTTTTGGGAGGAGCCTCCTTTTACCCGGGAAGCCCTAGAATACTACCGAGAATGGCGCAACCAACCGGAATCCCCTGAACTCCTGGCTTTCTTGCGTCAGAACAGTCGGAAAAACCGCCCGCTCGGACCGCCAGAATTTTTGGAGCGCCTTGGGTTCAAAGAAAAACGTCGAGGGCGTCCTCGCAAAAAATAG
- a CDS encoding DMT family transporter, whose amino-acid sequence MGLWLILALGAAFFVALGDFFNKKYFATEGMAAMALVRTLAPVPFLLGVIFLKFEPGPYLYFTLEVLKKPAFLLTLAALLPLEISALFLYMEAIRVSPLSLTLPLLAFTPAFLIGTGFLLLGERPSALGVAGILFVVLGSYLLHLPHLSEGPLAPLKGLLRERGSLLMLAVAALYAVTSALGKRAILLSSPLWFASFYFILLGLVVPLLLRILSGQKILPLFRRRPLGFFLLGLSQALMVVCHMQAISLAPAAYMIAVKRTSILFGVFLGGAFLRERHFGIRFLASAVMVGGVFLLALTQK is encoded by the coding sequence ATGGGCCTCTGGTTGATCCTGGCCTTGGGGGCAGCCTTTTTTGTGGCCTTGGGGGATTTTTTTAATAAGAAATACTTTGCCACCGAAGGTATGGCGGCCATGGCCCTGGTCCGCACCTTGGCCCCGGTGCCCTTTCTCCTGGGGGTAATTTTCCTCAAATTTGAGCCCGGACCCTATCTCTATTTCACCCTGGAAGTCCTCAAAAAGCCGGCCTTCCTCCTCACCCTGGCTGCCCTTCTCCCTTTGGAGATCTCCGCCCTTTTTCTTTACATGGAGGCTATCAGGGTCTCCCCCCTTTCCCTCACCCTACCTCTTCTGGCCTTCACCCCGGCCTTTCTCATCGGCACGGGCTTTCTCCTCCTGGGGGAAAGACCCTCGGCCCTGGGAGTGGCCGGAATCCTTTTCGTGGTCCTGGGCAGTTACCTCTTGCATCTTCCCCATCTTTCGGAGGGTCCTCTGGCTCCCCTAAAGGGGCTTTTGCGCGAAAGGGGCTCCCTTTTGATGCTGGCCGTGGCCGCCCTTTATGCGGTGACCTCAGCTTTGGGGAAGAGGGCTATCCTTCTTTCTTCTCCCCTTTGGTTTGCCTCCTTTTACTTTATCCTCCTGGGTCTGGTGGTGCCCCTCCTTCTGCGAATACTCTCGGGGCAGAAGATCCTGCCTCTTTTCCGCCGAAGACCTTTAGGCTTTTTCCTCCTGGGACTCTCGCAGGCCCTCATGGTGGTCTGCCACATGCAGGCCATAAGTCTGGCCCCGGCGGCTTATATGATCGCGGTAAAGCGTACCAGCATCCTCTTTGGAGTCTTTTTGGGCGGGGCCTTCCTGCGCGAGAGACACTTCGGAATAAGGTTTTTGGCCTCCGCGGTCATGGTGGGAGGCGTCTTCCTCCTGGCCCTCACCCAAAAATAG
- the xth gene encoding exodeoxyribonuclease III has translation MGRITLGTWNVNSLNARLEQVKKYLTARAPEVLCLQETKLRTEAFPREVFEPLGYKVWHAGGPGRNGVAILGRLQGEESFRGFPGEEDPQAEERVLAVNFGPFTVISVYVPNGSPVGSDYFLYKLEFLYRLRETLERHFDPQRDLLALCGDFNVAPEPLDVYDPELLEGQICFHERERAAFRVLLEWGLLDALRLKHPDRPGLYTWWDYQFGAFKANRGMRLDHILVTRPLAEHLRDSYVDREPRGWKRPSDHAPVITVFELPD, from the coding sequence GTGGGACGGATAACCCTCGGGACCTGGAATGTTAATTCCCTAAATGCCCGGCTGGAACAGGTCAAAAAATACTTAACCGCGCGGGCCCCGGAGGTCCTTTGCCTTCAGGAGACCAAACTGCGCACCGAGGCCTTCCCTCGGGAGGTTTTTGAGCCCCTGGGATACAAAGTCTGGCATGCCGGAGGGCCGGGAAGAAACGGGGTGGCTATTTTGGGCCGCCTTCAGGGAGAGGAATCCTTCCGGGGGTTTCCCGGAGAGGAAGACCCTCAGGCCGAAGAAAGGGTGCTTGCGGTAAATTTTGGGCCCTTTACCGTAATTTCGGTCTATGTGCCCAACGGCTCTCCGGTGGGCTCCGACTACTTTCTTTACAAGCTGGAGTTTCTTTATCGCCTTCGGGAAACCCTCGAGCGGCACTTCGACCCCCAAAGGGACCTTCTGGCCCTTTGCGGGGATTTCAACGTGGCCCCGGAGCCTCTCGATGTTTACGATCCAGAGCTCCTGGAGGGCCAGATCTGTTTCCATGAAAGAGAAAGGGCCGCCTTTCGGGTGCTCCTGGAGTGGGGACTTCTTGATGCCCTACGGCTCAAGCACCCCGACCGCCCGGGGCTTTATACCTGGTGGGACTATCAGTTTGGAGCCTTTAAGGCCAACCGGGGAATGCGCCTGGACCACATCCTAGTTACCCGGCCTCTGGCCGAACACCTCCGAGACTCTTACGTGGATCGGGAGCCCCGCGGCTGGAAAAGGCCTTCGGATCACGCTCCGGTGATAACGGTCTTCGAGCTACCGGACTAA
- a CDS encoding PHP domain-containing protein — translation MIDLHTHSTASDGTYSPAELVHLAVQEGLSALALTDHDTVEGLFEAQAEAQGLGLAFVPGVEISVRFEGPGHCHVLGYFVDPESEGLRETLALLQQARSERNLRMVEKLQALGIEITLEELKERAGGGEIGRPHFAALLVEKGVVRKVEEAFERYLKKGAPAYVPKARLTEEEAFSAIRAAGGLPVLAHPWHLHLSPEALARYVARLKDLGLAGIEAYYTDHTPEFTSLCLELARRFDLVATGGSDFHGHNKPDIKLGRGFGNLRVPEECYRRLRERWESRGGA, via the coding sequence ATGATAGATCTCCACACCCATTCCACGGCCTCCGACGGCACTTATTCTCCGGCGGAGCTGGTGCATCTCGCGGTCCAAGAGGGACTTTCGGCCCTGGCCCTTACCGATCATGACACCGTGGAGGGGCTTTTCGAGGCCCAGGCCGAGGCCCAGGGGCTGGGGCTGGCCTTCGTGCCCGGGGTGGAGATCAGCGTGCGCTTTGAAGGCCCCGGGCACTGCCATGTCCTGGGCTATTTTGTGGATCCGGAGTCCGAAGGCCTTCGGGAAACCCTGGCCCTTCTTCAACAGGCCCGCTCCGAGCGCAACCTCCGCATGGTGGAAAAGCTTCAGGCCTTGGGTATCGAAATCACCCTTGAGGAGCTTAAGGAGAGGGCCGGTGGAGGGGAGATTGGCCGGCCCCATTTTGCGGCTCTCCTGGTGGAAAAAGGGGTGGTGCGCAAGGTAGAGGAGGCCTTTGAAAGATATCTCAAGAAGGGAGCCCCGGCCTACGTGCCCAAGGCCCGGCTCACCGAGGAGGAGGCCTTTTCCGCCATCCGCGCCGCCGGGGGACTTCCCGTCCTGGCCCATCCCTGGCACCTACACCTTTCTCCGGAGGCCCTCGCCCGCTATGTGGCCCGGCTCAAGGATTTAGGGTTGGCGGGAATCGAGGCCTATTACACGGATCATACTCCAGAGTTTACGAGTCTTTGTCTGGAGCTGGCCCGGCGTTTCGATCTGGTGGCCACCGGGGGAAGTGACTTTCACGGGCACAACAAGCCGGACATCAAGCTGGGGCGGGGCTTCGGGAACCTCCGGGTCCCCGAGGAATGTTACCGGCGGCTTCGGGAACGCTGGGAGAGTCGAGGAGGCGCCTGA
- a CDS encoding endonuclease III domain-containing protein: MTSGSAYYSTVLREIYERLYQHFGPQGWWPAESPFEVCVGAILTQNTNWRNVERALKNLKERGLLEPHRLAKLSETELANLIRPAGYFRVKARRLKAFLGWLLERCEGDLSALAEIDTETLRREFLEIPGIGPETADSILLYALERPVFVVDAYTKRILVRHGLVTEEADYSEIQGVFMENLPPEVPLYNEYHALFVACGKHYCLPRRPRCPSCPLREK; the protein is encoded by the coding sequence ATGACTTCCGGCAGCGCTTATTATTCCACGGTGCTTCGCGAGATCTACGAAAGGCTCTACCAGCACTTTGGCCCTCAGGGGTGGTGGCCGGCGGAATCCCCCTTTGAGGTTTGTGTGGGAGCCATCCTTACCCAGAATACCAACTGGCGCAATGTGGAGCGGGCCCTCAAAAACCTCAAAGAGCGGGGGTTGCTTGAGCCTCACAGGTTAGCCAAGCTTTCGGAGACGGAATTGGCGAATTTGATTCGTCCTGCAGGTTATTTTCGGGTCAAGGCTCGAAGGCTCAAGGCCTTTCTGGGCTGGCTTCTTGAACGCTGTGAGGGCGATCTTTCGGCCCTGGCGGAGATAGACACTGAGACCTTGCGCCGCGAGTTTTTGGAAATTCCAGGCATCGGACCGGAGACCGCAGATAGCATCCTCCTTTACGCTCTGGAGCGCCCGGTCTTTGTGGTGGACGCCTATACCAAACGCATCCTTGTCCGCCACGGATTAGTGACCGAGGAGGCCGATTATTCAGAGATTCAGGGAGTTTTTATGGAAAATCTTCCCCCGGAGGTCCCCCTTTACAACGAATATCATGCCCTTTTCGTGGCCTGCGGGAAACACTACTGTCTCCCCCGCCGCCCTCGCTGCCCCTCCTGCCCCCTCCGAGAAAAATAG